One genomic window of Methyloceanibacter sp. wino2 includes the following:
- a CDS encoding neutral zinc metallopeptidase: MRWRGQRQSENVEDRRGSGGGVFRFPFPGRGGMRVPSSGGGGGKGGGIGLLGILIILGLVLFFGFDPGSLMQGSGPTGGSGSGFPDIRLPQQPRTTNLPAPGTQGQITRPQSSSEDDLKSFVSVVLATTEDVWNNVFNQLGGRYREPRLVLFDGSVRSACGTGMSAMGPFYCPADEKVYIDLEFYRELKNRFRAPGDFAQAYVIAHEVGHHVQKVLGIADKVEAAKRRMGRRGGNALQVRMELQADCFAGVWAHQMQAEKGLIEPGDIDEALQAASAIGDDRIQRQTQGYVVPDSFTHGSSEQRVRWFRRGFQSGQLQACDTFNTDQL, translated from the coding sequence ATGCGGTGGCGCGGCCAACGGCAGAGCGAGAACGTAGAAGACCGGCGCGGAAGTGGCGGCGGGGTCTTCCGGTTCCCATTTCCAGGCCGCGGCGGGATGCGCGTGCCGTCCAGCGGCGGCGGCGGTGGAAAAGGCGGCGGCATCGGCCTCCTCGGCATTCTGATTATCCTCGGTCTCGTGCTGTTCTTCGGGTTCGATCCCGGCTCCCTCATGCAAGGGTCCGGACCGACCGGCGGAAGCGGATCGGGCTTCCCCGATATTCGCCTTCCGCAGCAACCCCGGACCACCAACCTTCCGGCGCCCGGCACGCAGGGCCAAATCACGAGGCCCCAGTCCTCGAGCGAGGACGATCTCAAGAGCTTCGTTTCGGTCGTTCTCGCGACCACCGAGGACGTTTGGAACAATGTCTTCAACCAGCTCGGCGGGAGATACAGAGAGCCCCGGCTGGTCTTGTTCGACGGCTCCGTTCGCTCTGCCTGTGGCACGGGCATGTCGGCAATGGGACCCTTCTACTGCCCGGCCGATGAGAAGGTCTACATCGATCTCGAATTCTACCGTGAACTGAAGAATCGCTTCCGTGCGCCCGGCGACTTTGCCCAGGCCTATGTGATCGCCCACGAGGTCGGGCATCACGTTCAGAAGGTGTTGGGGATCGCCGACAAGGTCGAGGCGGCGAAGCGGCGGATGGGCCGCAGGGGCGGCAATGCGCTGCAGGTCCGCATGGAGCTGCAAGCCGATTGCTTCGCCGGCGTCTGGGCCCACCAGATGCAGGCAGAAAAGGGGCTTATCGAGCCGGGCGATATCGACGAGGCCTTACAAGCGGCCAGCGCCATCGGCGATGATCGCATTCAGCGCCAGACCCAAGGTTACGTCGTTCCGGATTCGTTCACACATGGCTCATCGGAACAACGCGTGCGATGGTTTCGCCGCGGATTCCAGAGCGGACAGCTTCAAGCCTGCGATACGTTCAATACTGATCAACTATAG
- a CDS encoding amino acid ABC transporter substrate-binding protein, with protein sequence MAAAFFAVSAHVWGVAGASDDEVVLGTTVPLTGAHRRGGADTKNGYELAIRQVNGRGGVVVNGKRYRLKARYYDDKSDPLQAQELIDRLIHKDGVKFILGPYHAGQNRAVLTTIERNRVPMVDAHSVARGQGTRSRSHGYSFAVAASPDQYFTPALEFAAAFAAKFGKAANDLRIAMATEDDSFSREVRVGILSDVRRLGIACVIDDQLPENFESMPATLDKVKKLKPDIFLVSGHDETAMTAVSEIEKAGASVPMVAVTHCQTARLAQQGDRSSNFVFCPVQWDRAAKHEGALFGTSEEFARVYEKAYDHEPTSVAAQAAAAVYVFADAFNRAQSFEPEAVRDAISATDLDTFFGHIKFDSQGTNSEKSLMLTQIIDGDYVLIAPHAWAEQEPVLTKPAITEQAP encoded by the coding sequence GTGGCCGCAGCGTTTTTCGCTGTCTCGGCCCATGTCTGGGGCGTTGCAGGCGCGTCGGACGATGAAGTTGTTCTTGGCACCACGGTGCCGCTGACAGGAGCCCACAGGCGCGGCGGCGCCGATACCAAAAATGGATACGAACTTGCCATCCGCCAGGTGAACGGCCGGGGCGGGGTCGTGGTGAATGGAAAGCGCTATCGCCTCAAGGCGCGCTACTACGACGACAAGTCCGATCCTTTGCAGGCGCAGGAACTGATCGACCGGCTGATTCACAAAGACGGCGTGAAGTTCATCCTGGGCCCATACCATGCCGGTCAGAATCGGGCCGTGCTGACGACGATTGAGCGCAATCGTGTCCCCATGGTCGACGCGCATTCGGTCGCGAGGGGGCAGGGAACCCGCAGCAGAAGCCACGGTTATTCTTTCGCCGTCGCCGCGTCGCCGGACCAGTACTTCACACCGGCCCTCGAATTCGCTGCGGCTTTTGCCGCCAAGTTTGGTAAAGCCGCGAATGATCTGCGGATCGCCATGGCGACCGAGGACGATTCGTTCTCGCGCGAAGTACGCGTCGGCATCCTGTCCGATGTTCGGCGACTCGGGATTGCATGCGTTATCGACGACCAATTGCCCGAGAACTTCGAGAGCATGCCCGCGACGCTGGATAAGGTGAAGAAGCTCAAGCCGGACATCTTCTTGGTGTCGGGGCATGACGAGACAGCCATGACGGCGGTCAGCGAAATCGAGAAAGCAGGCGCAAGCGTGCCGATGGTTGCGGTGACCCATTGCCAAACCGCGCGGCTCGCACAGCAGGGCGATCGCTCTTCGAACTTCGTTTTTTGCCCGGTGCAATGGGATCGTGCGGCGAAGCACGAGGGCGCGCTGTTCGGGACGAGCGAGGAATTCGCTCGTGTGTACGAGAAGGCCTACGACCATGAGCCCACGTCAGTCGCGGCCCAGGCCGCGGCTGCGGTCTATGTCTTTGCGGATGCATTCAACCGTGCGCAGAGCTTCGAACCCGAGGCGGTGCGTGACGCCATCTCGGCCACGGACCTCGATACGTTTTTCGGACACATCAAGTTCGACTCCCAGGGCACGAACAGTGAGAAGTCGTTGATGCTGACCCAAATCATCGATGGTGATTATGTGCTCATCGCACCGCATGCCTGGGCGGAGCAGGAGCCGGTCCTCACGAAACCGGCAATCACCGAACAGGCGCCATAA
- the glmU gene encoding bifunctional UDP-N-acetylglucosamine diphosphorylase/glucosamine-1-phosphate N-acetyltransferase GlmU, whose product MTQALAVVLAAGKGTRMKSDLPKVLHRLAGAPMLAHVLGAAASAGVKRAALVIGPGMDTVGEAGLSVVPEAQVFVQADQMGTADAVKSAAPAYEGADGPVLVLYGDTPLLRPETLKAVLGELEAGADLVVIGFEAADPTGYGRLLFDDKSRLAGIREEKDATAAERALTLCNSGIMAFRSGKTLSDLIARIGNDNAKGEYYLTDAVGLAYQDGLQTRVVLSNGEEVLGVNSRSELAVAEALIQRRLRAAAMEQGATLIAPETVFFSYDTVIGRDVLIEPNVIFGLGVTIEDGVTIKGFCHFEQARIGANVTIGPYARLRPGADLAPGSHVGNFVEIKNAHIAEGAKVNHLTYIGDATVGAKANIGAGTITCNYDGFAKHKTEIGAGAFIGSNSSLVAPVKIGDGAYVGSGSVISKDVPDDALAVTRAKQEERAGWAAKVRERRSRDKSK is encoded by the coding sequence ATGACACAGGCTCTCGCCGTCGTCCTTGCCGCGGGCAAGGGCACCCGCATGAAGTCGGATCTGCCCAAGGTCCTCCATCGCCTGGCCGGCGCGCCCATGCTCGCGCACGTGCTCGGAGCCGCTGCCTCGGCGGGCGTCAAGCGCGCGGCTCTCGTGATCGGCCCGGGCATGGATACCGTGGGCGAGGCGGGACTGTCCGTCGTGCCCGAGGCGCAAGTCTTCGTGCAGGCGGACCAGATGGGCACCGCGGACGCGGTGAAGTCGGCCGCGCCGGCCTATGAGGGCGCGGACGGTCCGGTGCTGGTTCTTTACGGCGACACGCCGCTCCTGCGGCCCGAAACGCTGAAGGCGGTCCTGGGCGAACTGGAAGCGGGCGCCGATCTTGTCGTCATCGGTTTCGAGGCGGCCGATCCTACCGGCTATGGCCGTCTACTCTTCGACGACAAGAGCCGGCTTGCGGGGATACGCGAGGAAAAGGATGCCACGGCCGCCGAGCGCGCGCTGACGCTCTGCAACTCGGGCATCATGGCTTTCCGGTCGGGCAAAACGCTGTCGGACCTGATCGCGCGCATCGGCAACGACAACGCCAAGGGCGAATACTATCTCACCGACGCGGTCGGGCTCGCGTATCAAGACGGACTGCAGACGCGGGTGGTCCTGTCGAACGGCGAGGAGGTTCTCGGCGTCAACTCGCGGTCGGAACTGGCGGTTGCCGAAGCGCTGATCCAGCGGCGGCTGCGCGCCGCGGCCATGGAGCAGGGCGCAACCTTGATTGCCCCGGAGACCGTCTTCTTCAGCTACGACACCGTCATCGGCCGAGACGTGCTCATCGAACCCAATGTGATCTTCGGACTGGGGGTCACGATCGAAGACGGCGTGACCATCAAAGGGTTCTGTCACTTCGAACAGGCGCGGATTGGCGCGAACGTGACCATCGGACCGTATGCGCGGCTGCGGCCGGGTGCCGATCTGGCGCCAGGGTCCCATGTGGGCAATTTCGTCGAGATCAAGAATGCGCATATCGCCGAGGGCGCGAAGGTCAATCACCTCACCTATATCGGCGATGCCACCGTGGGCGCGAAGGCGAATATCGGCGCTGGAACGATCACCTGTAACTATGACGGCTTCGCCAAGCACAAGACGGAGATCGGTGCGGGCGCCTTCATCGGCTCGAACAGCTCGCTCGTGGCACCGGTCAAGATCGGCGATGGCGCCTACGTCGGATCCGGCAGCGTGATCTCGAAGGACGTTCCCGACGACGCGTTGGCGGTCACGCGGGCAAAGCAGGAAGAACGCGCCGGCTGGGCCGCGAAGGTCCGGGAGCGGCGGAGCCGGGACAAGTCCAAATAG
- a CDS encoding SPOR domain-containing protein, with the protein MARRRVGTSGTVRTVVSVLWIALGGLSAYYLFTLFTGAAPAVSRTAQMAAPAPSAPAASAPAAQAGLSTEQLGVIDANLQTLSQHLATLDKRLRPIESFIGPAAKLPPSNSVSTSPPRAMPKLEPLPKASAVSAPTPAPAAQAAPKPAPAPKPAPAPQAAETPKPAAPPAPAAAAPPPKPAMAAPEPPKPAVAAASAPPKPAEPAPPPPAPPVAAAAPPAAPAQTHVVEERTDVAALDPVALPPAANDGSTRYGIEIGSVAKRDELRPLWREYLTKHAALVAGLQPRRVRGPDNGWRLIAGPFANAQDAEGACSLFKRADRPCAATVYAGDAL; encoded by the coding sequence ATGGCACGACGGCGTGTTGGCACGTCCGGTACGGTCCGGACCGTAGTCTCCGTACTGTGGATCGCCCTCGGCGGCCTCTCCGCCTATTACCTGTTCACGCTTTTCACCGGCGCCGCACCGGCTGTCAGCCGCACGGCCCAGATGGCCGCGCCTGCGCCTTCTGCGCCTGCCGCCTCCGCGCCTGCCGCCCAAGCAGGCCTGTCAACGGAACAATTGGGCGTCATCGACGCGAATCTCCAAACGCTCTCACAGCATTTGGCCACCTTGGACAAGCGGCTGCGGCCGATCGAGAGCTTCATTGGACCAGCGGCGAAACTGCCGCCCTCCAATTCCGTCTCCACGTCGCCACCTCGCGCGATGCCGAAGCTGGAGCCACTGCCGAAAGCATCCGCCGTCAGCGCGCCGACGCCAGCACCGGCGGCACAGGCCGCACCCAAGCCCGCTCCGGCGCCAAAACCCGCTCCGGCGCCACAGGCCGCTGAGACGCCAAAACCGGCGGCGCCTCCCGCTCCTGCGGCTGCGGCCCCACCGCCGAAGCCTGCCATGGCCGCGCCAGAGCCTCCCAAGCCTGCCGTGGCCGCGGCTTCTGCGCCCCCGAAACCTGCTGAACCCGCGCCACCGCCCCCAGCGCCTCCTGTTGCGGCCGCAGCCCCACCTGCTGCACCGGCGCAAACTCATGTCGTCGAGGAGCGCACTGATGTCGCGGCCTTGGATCCGGTCGCCCTGCCGCCGGCCGCCAATGACGGCTCCACGCGCTACGGCATCGAAATCGGCAGCGTGGCCAAGCGCGACGAGCTCCGCCCGCTATGGCGCGAATATCTCACGAAGCATGCGGCCCTGGTCGCGGGACTACAGCCGCGGCGCGTTCGCGGTCCGGACAATGGCTGGCGTCTGATCGCCGGGCCGTTCGCCAATGCCCAGGATGCCGAGGGTGCCTGCTCGCTGTTCAAGCGGGCGGACCGGCCCTGTGCGGCGACCGTCTATGCCGGAGACGCCCTCTAG